The following proteins come from a genomic window of Syngnathus acus chromosome 15, fSynAcu1.2, whole genome shotgun sequence:
- the LOC119135028 gene encoding homeobox protein Hox-D4b-like — MESYAVSCKYAEPHFPPCEEDYSHFTDQGGYYNSPPDCGTYGGGRYQPTAAAHPPEPGYAPQSTAYEHSLQAQPPPQQQQQQHPREDAERLPQQGAPFPGFTEHDDAEGKEGGFPEMWMTCASKPAQVQRRIGAGGGHQAKDKPPIVVYPWMKKVHIAHVNPNHTGPEPKRLRTAYTRQQVLELEKEFHFSRYLTRRRRVEVAHTLCLSERQVKVWFQNRRMRWKKDNKLPNTKGRSKAKKSADKAAIPV, encoded by the exons ATGGAGTCCTACGCGGTGAGCTGCAAATACGCCGAGCCGCACTTCCCGCCTTGCGAGGAAGATTACAGTCATTTCACTGACCAAGGGGGGTATTACAACAGCCCCCCGGACTGTGGCACGTACGGCGGTGGGCGCTACCAGCCTACGGCCGCAGCCCATCCGCCCGAGCCCGGCTACGCACCGCAGTCAACCGCCTATGAACATTCCTTGCAGGCGCAAccgccgccgcagcagcagcagcagcagcacccgCGGGAGGATGCCGAGCGGCTGCCGCAGCAAGGTGCGCCTTTCCCCGGCTTCACCGAGCACGACGACGCCGAGGGGAAGGAGGGTGGCTTTCCGGAGATGTGGATGACGTGCGCGAGTAAGCCTGCTCAGGTGCAGAGGAGAATCGGTGCCGGAGGGGGCCACCAGGCCAAAGACAAGCCGCCAATCGTGGTCTACCCCTGGATGAAGAAGGTGCACATCGCCCACG TGAACCCGAACCACACTGGGCCGGAGCCCAAGCGTCTGCGCACGGCCTACACGCGTCAGCAGGTGCTGGAGCTGGAGAAGGAGTTCCACTTTAGCCGCTACCTgacgcgccgccgccgcgtggAAGTGGCGCACACGCTCTGCCTGTCCGAGCGCCAGGTCAAGGTGTGGTTCCAAAACCGGCGCATGCGCTGGAAGAAGGACAACAAGCTGCCAAACACCAAGGGGCGCAGCAAGGCCAAGAAAAGCGCGGACAAGGCGGCCATCCCGGTGTGA
- the mtx2 gene encoding metaxin-2: MSLAADAFVSQMAAAEPWPESATLYQPLKEDQILLSDCASSLAVQAYLRMCGLPVQVVCKVNAEYMSPSGKIPFIHVGNQVVSELGPIVQFTKAKGHSLSDGLDDIQRAEMKAYMELVNNMLLTAELYIQWCDDGTAAEITRPRYSSPYSWPLSTILAYQKQWEVRRKMDAIGWGGKNLEQVYEDVSQCCQALSQRLGTQPFFFNKQPTELDALVFGHLFTILTTRLTSTELAERVRSYGNLLSFCRRIEQICFEDRTS, encoded by the exons ATGTCTCTTGCAGCAGATGCCTTCGTGTCACAAATGGCGG ctgCTGAGCCTTGGCCCGAGAGTGCAACCTTGTACCAGCCGCTTAagg AGGATCAGATTCTGCTTTCGGACTGCGCCTCATCCCTCGCTGTGCAG GCCTACCTGCGGATGTGTGGTCTGCCCGTGCAGGTGGTCTGCAAAGTCAATGCAGAGTACATGTCACCCTCCG GCAAGATTCCCTTCATCCATGTGGGAAACCAGGTGGTGTCGGAACTGGGCCCAATAGTGCAGTTCACTAAAGCCAAG GGTCATTCTCTGAGCGATGGCTTGGATGACATTCAGAGGGCCGAAATGAAAGCATACATGGAGCTAGTCAACAACATGCTGCTGACGGCTGAG tTATACATACAGTGGTGTGATGACGGCACAGCTGCTGAG ATCACTCGTCCCAGGTACAGCAGCCCCTACTCGTGGCCCCTCAGTACCATCCTGGCCTATCAGAAGCAGTGGGAGGTGCGTCGGAAGATGGACGCCATTGGCTGGGGAGGGAAAAATTTGGAGCAG gtGTACGAGGACGTGAGTCAGTGCTGCCAGGCTCTCTCGCAGCGCCTCGGAACGCAGCCCTTCTTCTTCAATAAACA GCCGACGGAGCTGGACGCGCTGGTGTTCGGTCACCTGTTTACCATCCTGACCACTCGGCTGACCAGCACCGAGCTAGCCGAGCGCGTGCGGAGCTACGGAAACCTGCTGTCTTTCTGCAGGCGCATCGAGCAGATTTGCTTTGAGGATAGGACCTCCTGA